A single genomic interval of Hoplias malabaricus isolate fHopMal1 chromosome 7, fHopMal1.hap1, whole genome shotgun sequence harbors:
- the ppp2r5ea gene encoding protein phosphatase 2, regulatory subunit B', epsilon, whose product MSSAATAPPSVDKVDGFSRKSVRKAKQKRAQSSSQFRSQDKPIELVQLPLLKDVPAQEQPELFLKKLQQCCTLFDFMDTLSDLKMKEYKRSTLNELVDYVTVSRGYLTEQTYPEVVKMVSCNIFRTLPPSDSNEFDPEEDEPTLEASWPHLQLVYEFFIRFLESQEFQPSIAKKYIDQKFVLQLLELFDSEDPRERDCLKTVLHRIYGKFLGLRAFIRKQINNIFLGFVYETEHFNGVAELLEILGSIINGFALPLKAEHKQFLVKVLLPLHSARSLSLFHAQLAYCIVQFLEKDPTLTEPVIRGLLKFWPKTCSQKEVMFLGELEEILDVIEPTQFVKIQEPLFKQISRCVSSPHFQVAERALYYWNNEYIMSLIEENSSVILPIMFASLYRISKEHWNPAISALIYNVLKAFMEMNSALFDELAATYKSDRQREKKKEKEREDLWRKLEELELRRGIQNSDGIIPT is encoded by the exons ATGTCTTCAGCAGCCACCGCACCCCCGTCCGTAGATAAGGTGGACGGCTTCTCAAGGAAGTCAGTCCGGAAAGCCAAGCAGAAGCGAGCGCAGAGTTCGTCTCAGTTTAGATCTCAGGACAAACCCATTGAACTGGTGCAGCTACCCCTGCTGAAAG ATGTGCCTGCTCAAGAGCAGCCTGAGTTGTTTCTGAAGAAGCTGCAGCAGTGCTGCACACTCTTTGATTTTATGGACACACTGTCTGACCTCAAGATGAAGGAGTACAAGCGCTCCACTCTCAACGAGTTGGTGGACTATGTCACCGTCAGCCGGGGCTACCTGACTGAGCAGACCTATCCTGAAGTTGTCAAAATG GTGTCCTGTAACATATTTCGGACTCTTCCGCCCAGCGACAGTAATGAGTTTGACCCAGAGGAGGATGAGCCCACTCTGGAGGCCTCATGGCCACACTTACAG CTCGTATACGAGTTCTTCATTCGCTTCTTGGAGAGTCAGGAATTTCAGCCCAGCATTGCCAAAAAATACATTGACCAGAAATTTGtactacag CTTTTGGAGCTGTTTGACAGCGAGGACCCTCGGGAGAGGGACTGCCTGAAGACTGTCCTACACAGAATTTACGGCAAGTTCCTTGGCCTCAGAGCGTTCATCCGCAAACAGATCAACAACATTTTTCTAGG GTTTGTGTATGAAACTGAGCACTTCAATGGAGTGGCtgagctgctggagattttGGGCAG TATCATCAATGGTTTTGCACTCCCTCTGAAAGCTGAACATAAACAATTCCTGGTGAAAGTGTTACTGCCTCTGCACTCAGCTAGGAGTCTGTCCCTCTTCCATGCACAG CTGGCATACTGTATTGTACAGTTCTTAGAGAAGGACCCCACGCTAACAGAACCT GTGATAAGAGGATTGTTAAAATTTTGGCCAAAAACCTGCAGTCAGAAAGAG GTTATGTTCCTGGGGGAGCTGGAGGAGATTCTGGATGTAATTGAACCCACACAGTTTGTCAAGATTCAGGAGCCACTGTTCAAGCAGATCTCCAGATGTGTGTCCAGCCCACACTTTCAG GTGGCTGAGCGAGCACTGTACTACTGGAACAATGAGTACATTATGAGCCTGATTGAGGAGAACTCCAGCGTAATCCTGCCCATCATGTTTGCCAGTCTTTACAGGATCTCAAAAGAGCACTGGAACCC AGCAATATCTGCTTTAATCTACAACGTACTTAAAGCTTTCATGGAGATGAATAGTGCGCTCTTCGATGAGCTTGCTGCCACGTACAAATCGGACCGTCAGAG GgaaaagaagaaggaaaaggAGAGGGAGGACCTGTGGCGAaagctggaggagctggagctgaGGCGGGGCATCCAAAACAGCGATGGCATCATTCCCACCTAA